In Sulfuracidifex metallicus DSM 6482 = JCM 9184, a single window of DNA contains:
- a CDS encoding DUF1286 domain-containing protein, producing the protein MSGVVAIAGNLIIDGLGHKEVQTRRGTIPTRTPLTHTYPRSVVWGLLPSIPFLLLGYFLGYYLWWLAVASVLVGPSHMFLDMFTEAGVYVKKGGKWRRYALAHFRYNNPFANGLAALAGVFMLFLFVYPHTVLFLNFTH; encoded by the coding sequence TTGTCTGGAGTGGTAGCAATTGCAGGGAACTTGATCATAGACGGGCTGGGGCACAAGGAGGTACAAACCAGGAGAGGAACGATACCTACAAGGACTCCGTTGACTCACACCTATCCCCGTTCAGTGGTATGGGGATTACTACCTTCAATACCTTTTCTGCTGTTGGGATACTTTTTAGGGTACTACTTGTGGTGGTTGGCTGTGGCTTCAGTCTTGGTTGGTCCTTCCCACATGTTCTTAGACATGTTCACTGAGGCAGGGGTATACGTGAAAAAAGGAGGGAAGTGGAGGAGATATGCATTAGCTCACTTCAGATATAACAATCCCTTCGCTAACGGACTAGCAGCGCTGGCTGGGGTATTCATGCTCTTTCTTTTCGTCTATCCACACACAGTTCTCTTCTTGAACTTTACCCACTAG
- a CDS encoding substrate-binding domain-containing protein, protein MFVAGNQWFVIEDLISKLGKVLVETLPPGVVMKQVMGEQVKIGNLVIDVKPDVVSLPPSMINQVSDLVKNKIDYVENEVVLATNVQLKDVCDLMGLKIALPNPENEGIGQIFREVYEETCGDYVSLRERSYVTKVHHRETPKLMREGMVDAGVVWKTEAIKWGFRSVGTGRKGKLSFALTKWSGKEAEEVMNFLLSEDSKKVYERYGFKWIA, encoded by the coding sequence GTGTTCGTAGCGGGTAATCAGTGGTTCGTAATAGAAGACTTGATATCTAAGCTGGGCAAAGTTCTTGTTGAGACCCTTCCGCCAGGGGTAGTGATGAAGCAAGTTATGGGTGAACAAGTCAAGATAGGAAACTTAGTAATTGACGTTAAACCAGACGTTGTTTCTCTTCCCCCTTCAATGATAAACCAAGTAAGTGATCTAGTGAAGAACAAAATAGACTACGTGGAAAACGAAGTGGTCCTAGCTACTAACGTTCAATTAAAGGATGTATGTGACCTTATGGGTTTAAAAATAGCACTTCCTAATCCTGAGAACGAGGGAATAGGCCAAATCTTTAGAGAAGTCTATGAGGAAACATGTGGAGACTACGTCTCACTTAGGGAAAGAAGTTACGTTACCAAGGTACATCACAGGGAGACCCCTAAATTGATGAGAGAAGGCATGGTTGACGCTGGAGTAGTTTGGAAGACTGAGGCTATCAAGTGGGGATTTAGAAGTGTAGGAACAGGAAGAAAGGGAAAGTTGTCCTTTGCTTTAACTAAGTGGTCCGGAAAAGAGGCGGAGGAAGTAATGAATTTCTTGCTTTCCGAAGATTCCAAGAAAGTTTATGAGAGATATGGATTCAAGTGGATAGCTTGA
- a CDS encoding DsrE family protein: MSGEEKDAPDLKVVIQIAENPEKGINSVLNLLKEMKFKEVEVVFHQEAIEAVLNPSLVSTLSPARVVACRNSLKAKGINEEKLPLGTIVVNAGVAEIVKRQSEGWIYLRV, encoded by the coding sequence GTGAGTGGTGAAGAGAAAGACGCTCCTGATTTAAAGGTAGTGATTCAGATAGCGGAGAATCCAGAAAAGGGAATAAATTCCGTGTTGAATCTACTCAAGGAAATGAAATTCAAGGAGGTAGAAGTAGTTTTCCATCAAGAGGCCATAGAAGCAGTTTTGAATCCTTCCCTTGTATCTACGCTTTCTCCAGCTAGGGTTGTTGCTTGCAGAAATTCCTTAAAGGCTAAGGGGATAAATGAGGAGAAACTACCTCTTGGAACTATCGTAGTTAACGCTGGAGTTGCAGAGATAGTAAAGAGGCAGAGTGAGGGCTGGATATACCTTAGAGTTTAA
- a CDS encoding DNA topoisomerase, with product MKLVITEKPSVAMDIAKSLGKVERKDGYVVAGDYVVTWAYGHLLEIDDSIAPRKWSLEDLPIFPERFKYKVIDGKKSHFSLIKKLLERTDVVVNCGDAGREGELIVREILENAGYKGKTLRLWTSEALTPDVVRREFSSLKPSSQFDDLYFSALARQHSDWIVGINLTRLVTLKAKNKEVWSVGRVQTPTLAMIVKRDREINEFKPQDYYVVIAKFAKGREEYVGYLLRQSKLKDKEFIDDQGAEFTRLNKEEAEEIVKRLSTVKYGKVKEVIKETKREKPPLLHSLTSLQREANSLYGLSAKKTLDIAQRLYEEYKVISYPRTDARYMGESNRGLVISVLRKLGKEELIPRVYKVGKRVFDSSKLTDHHAIIPLDKFENGNDLEKKVYYLIYRKFVGTFMDDYVYETTRVITCLGGESFVSHGKRNISLGWMSLYEAKENPLPELREGDEVKNAGVSSEKRSTKPPAHYTDSSILKEMERLSLGTPATRASILETLLSRGYLTRKGKLLVSTEKGRELIEKLKDSKVTSPEMTGEWEKLLEGIYLQHTGEKGYQEFVSKIKEFVRSELKTLMPKLEDLGDKSEKSEGIEKKEIKVKGIKAPLKCKCGGDVREFYKGWKCSSCKSVVWKTILGKRITERQASLLFQGKEVEAKGFISKNGKKFSAKIYLDEGRVKFKFDTKEKNDTKSK from the coding sequence ATGAAATTAGTGATCACGGAAAAGCCTTCTGTTGCTATGGATATAGCCAAGAGCTTAGGAAAGGTTGAAAGGAAGGATGGTTACGTTGTGGCTGGGGATTACGTGGTCACGTGGGCATACGGTCACCTTCTTGAAATAGATGACTCCATAGCTCCCAGAAAGTGGAGCTTGGAGGATCTCCCAATATTCCCGGAGAGGTTCAAGTACAAGGTTATAGATGGCAAGAAATCCCATTTCTCTTTGATAAAAAAACTCCTGGAGAGAACCGACGTTGTAGTTAACTGCGGCGACGCTGGAAGGGAGGGAGAGCTTATAGTTAGGGAAATCCTTGAAAACGCAGGATATAAGGGGAAAACCTTACGTTTATGGACCTCTGAAGCACTAACTCCTGACGTTGTGAGAAGGGAGTTCTCTTCCCTTAAACCTTCCTCCCAGTTCGACGATCTTTATTTTAGTGCATTAGCGAGACAACACAGCGATTGGATAGTGGGAATAAACCTAACAAGGTTGGTTACCTTAAAGGCCAAAAACAAAGAGGTCTGGAGCGTGGGAAGGGTACAGACGCCCACCTTGGCAATGATAGTGAAGAGAGACAGGGAAATCAATGAGTTCAAACCACAAGACTATTACGTTGTAATTGCTAAGTTCGCTAAGGGAAGGGAAGAATACGTTGGATATTTGTTGAGGCAATCCAAACTTAAGGACAAAGAGTTCATCGATGACCAAGGGGCGGAATTTACCAGACTGAATAAAGAGGAGGCGGAGGAAATAGTGAAGAGGTTATCTACAGTCAAGTATGGGAAGGTTAAGGAAGTAATTAAGGAAACCAAAAGAGAAAAGCCCCCTCTGCTTCACTCCCTTACTTCCCTGCAGAGGGAAGCTAACTCCTTGTACGGACTTTCAGCAAAGAAAACCTTGGACATTGCACAGAGACTTTATGAAGAGTATAAGGTAATAAGTTATCCTAGGACAGACGCAAGATACATGGGGGAAAGCAACAGAGGACTTGTAATTTCCGTGTTGAGGAAGCTTGGTAAGGAAGAGCTTATACCCAGAGTTTATAAGGTAGGAAAAAGGGTATTCGACTCCTCCAAGTTGACGGATCATCATGCTATCATCCCATTGGACAAGTTCGAAAATGGTAATGACTTGGAGAAAAAGGTTTACTACCTAATCTACAGGAAGTTCGTTGGCACGTTCATGGACGATTACGTCTATGAGACTACGAGGGTCATAACTTGCCTAGGCGGGGAAAGCTTCGTGTCCCACGGGAAAAGAAACATCTCCTTGGGATGGATGTCACTGTATGAAGCAAAGGAAAACCCACTCCCTGAATTGAGGGAAGGGGACGAGGTAAAGAACGCTGGTGTGTCCTCGGAGAAGAGGAGCACTAAACCGCCTGCACATTACACCGACTCATCGATCCTAAAGGAGATGGAAAGGCTCTCATTGGGCACCCCAGCAACTAGAGCTTCCATACTTGAGACCCTGCTCTCCAGAGGATACTTGACAAGGAAAGGAAAGCTTCTAGTCTCCACCGAGAAGGGTAGGGAGCTTATAGAGAAGCTGAAGGATAGCAAGGTTACAAGTCCTGAAATGACGGGTGAATGGGAGAAACTTCTCGAGGGAATTTACCTACAACATACGGGGGAAAAGGGATATCAGGAGTTCGTGAGCAAGATAAAGGAGTTTGTGAGGAGTGAACTAAAGACTCTCATGCCTAAACTAGAGGATTTGGGGGATAAAAGTGAGAAATCCGAAGGAATAGAAAAGAAGGAGATCAAAGTTAAGGGAATCAAAGCTCCCTTAAAGTGCAAATGCGGGGGAGATGTGAGAGAATTCTATAAGGGTTGGAAATGCTCTTCATGTAAATCGGTGGTCTGGAAGACGATTTTAGGTAAAAGGATAACTGAAAGACAAGCTTCTCTCCTTTTCCAAGGAAAAGAAGTTGAGGCTAAAGGTTTCATTAGTAAGAACGGCAAGAAGTTCTCTGCAAAGATCTACTTAGATGAAGGAAGGGTAAAGTTCAAGTTCGATACTAAAGAGAAAAACGATACAAAAAGTAAGTAG
- a CDS encoding zinc ribbon domain-containing protein, translating into MKCPRCGYENPPNAHLCEKCRYPLFPNTEEPHTDRKCPRCGYENPPNAHLCEKCRYPLNVPVVKFQAESKPEVPPEVMKGMSNLRLFSSYYVLAFLIFQASISVISFNRTLAEGVAVASGLLMLLSLRYLYDATGFLIRKDKALINRVGVYVSIISTFLVGAGGYEILPYVKPNETVNLVTSHGIMVASFLLVGGILLFLVGNVLSVVLTQFELSREFGNQFRRAGQLFLISFVLGLLTFIFPLMELISFFVLLYASYLVTDASVKSSNGYNRKV; encoded by the coding sequence ATGAAATGCCCTAGGTGCGGTTACGAGAATCCTCCTAACGCTCATTTATGCGAGAAATGCAGATATCCCCTATTTCCTAACACAGAAGAGCCACACACAGATAGAAAGTGCCCTAGGTGCGGTTACGAGAATCCTCCTAACGCTCATTTATGCGAGAAATGCAGATATCCCCTTAACGTTCCAGTAGTGAAGTTTCAGGCAGAGAGTAAACCGGAAGTTCCTCCCGAAGTAATGAAGGGAATGAGTAACTTAAGACTTTTCTCCTCTTATTACGTTTTGGCTTTCCTTATATTCCAAGCTTCAATTTCAGTCATTAGCTTTAACAGAACTCTTGCAGAAGGCGTAGCTGTAGCTAGTGGACTATTGATGCTATTATCCTTGAGGTATCTTTACGACGCCACAGGATTTCTAATAAGAAAAGATAAAGCTCTAATAAACAGAGTAGGGGTATACGTATCTATAATCTCCACTTTCCTAGTGGGAGCTGGCGGATATGAGATATTGCCCTACGTGAAGCCCAATGAGACGGTGAACTTGGTCACATCTCATGGGATAATGGTAGCCTCTTTCCTGCTTGTTGGAGGAATCCTACTTTTCTTGGTGGGAAACGTCCTTTCAGTAGTTTTAACTCAATTTGAATTGAGTAGAGAATTCGGGAACCAATTCAGAAGAGCTGGACAACTTTTCCTGATATCCTTCGTTTTAGGTCTGTTAACTTTCATATTTCCTTTGATGGAACTGATATCCTTCTTCGTATTGCTCTACGCCTCATATCTTGTCACTGACGCTTCCGTTAAGTCTTCAAACGGATATAATAGAAAGGTTTAA
- a CDS encoding XdhC family protein, protein MSSCEIYPVIEELSLKGKKFCIVTEVYPNGKVKRGVVSEGKVIVGEIDPFALEGKEEVEIQGMKVKIMTDCAEGNPNVIVIGSGKVARHLVSLMNFLNYPVTVVGDHDVDDSFEANVVNDMKLLPTLIDENTFVVVANEGGKHYDVSGVEMAIKGGAKFVALMASRNRAALAIKRMIDSGIKEEEIKKRFYSPAGLDLGSKTPQEIALSIASQIVAIARGGGGGHYMLKKDPYSLVGKVQEENCVWIDEKKEHEYPSQRC, encoded by the coding sequence ATGAGCAGTTGTGAAATATATCCCGTTATCGAGGAGCTGTCATTAAAAGGTAAGAAGTTCTGCATCGTAACTGAGGTATATCCTAACGGAAAAGTTAAGAGGGGCGTTGTATCAGAGGGTAAGGTTATAGTAGGCGAGATAGATCCCTTTGCGTTAGAGGGAAAAGAGGAAGTAGAAATTCAGGGGATGAAAGTGAAGATAATGACAGACTGTGCAGAGGGAAATCCAAACGTAATAGTCATAGGCAGTGGTAAGGTTGCCAGACACTTAGTTTCGTTAATGAACTTCCTGAATTATCCCGTCACGGTTGTAGGGGATCATGACGTTGATGATTCCTTTGAAGCAAATGTCGTTAACGATATGAAGCTCCTTCCCACGTTGATAGACGAGAATACCTTCGTAGTTGTAGCTAACGAAGGCGGAAAGCATTACGATGTGTCAGGAGTCGAAATGGCAATAAAAGGAGGGGCAAAATTCGTGGCTTTAATGGCAAGCAGGAATAGGGCAGCATTGGCAATTAAGAGGATGATTGACAGCGGAATAAAGGAGGAAGAAATAAAGAAAAGGTTTTACTCTCCTGCAGGGCTAGATTTAGGATCAAAAACGCCTCAGGAGATAGCGTTAAGCATTGCATCACAAATAGTTGCTATAGCTAGAGGAGGCGGAGGAGGGCATTACATGTTGAAGAAAGATCCTTATTCTCTAGTGGGTAAAGTTCAAGAAGAGAACTGTGTGTGGATAGACGAAAAGAAAGAGCATGAATACCCCAGCCAGCGCTGCTAG
- a CDS encoding winged helix-turn-helix domain-containing protein: protein MQVYMTVKKKDIQIFADPVNQKIVELLIKNELTPLDLMKKLNKPILAVWKRVNDMENAGIIKFVRQKKKIGGPVLRIYRSSAVIFIDEDFSFLNGSIIPVASVWKDLNREIFKYIDDNNEIPNGIDPIDYASLVFIKSLKIVMSKPDEILRKLSMLEESAEKGIKDIKMKGQ, encoded by the coding sequence ATGCAAGTTTATATGACGGTGAAAAAGAAGGATATTCAGATATTTGCTGATCCTGTAAACCAAAAAATTGTAGAACTTCTGATAAAGAATGAGCTTACTCCCTTAGATCTTATGAAGAAGCTTAACAAACCAATATTGGCAGTCTGGAAGAGGGTCAATGACATGGAGAATGCTGGTATTATTAAGTTCGTAAGGCAAAAGAAAAAGATAGGTGGGCCAGTGCTTAGAATTTATAGATCTAGCGCTGTAATCTTCATAGATGAGGATTTCTCGTTCTTAAATGGGAGCATAATTCCAGTGGCTTCCGTATGGAAGGATTTAAACCGCGAAATATTCAAGTACATTGATGATAATAACGAGATACCCAACGGAATTGATCCTATAGATTATGCATCTCTGGTTTTCATCAAATCCCTTAAGATAGTTATGTCTAAGCCAGACGAAATATTGAGGAAGCTTTCAATGCTAGAAGAGAGTGCAGAAAAGGGAATAAAGGACATTAAGATGAAAGGTCAATAG
- a CDS encoding 4Fe-4S binding protein: MGANSSLFTLFSRYFSLAAVAMGSLTATSLGWIYALIAGISLGLLMNSAYINRNKGTGEELKLELTLLASSFIALVSLLTLRYLSLLDLPLALTFVIKAPQVKSYIRDRRVAFTFLVTSFASFLSLSYLFGFFTGNTPSPAFGLFPVYLFPFDLISIVAGITGSSNFSVVFGLGLLTVVLYKMKEIKKLSNRVRMGLMLLAYFVYSTYIPDFSPISSSVQYIPYMWFNGLGTYGGIEPSLLVGILGTFAVTSAISYMFGSRQICSVTCTAPYMLQGPFMDSMKRYNRTSTLGRKTLTSRLATWYKAIMWATWSSLLAAAILSYLNYLGVTDVSILGNDPTVFYVILYFNFLWYVQFLLMPYFGNYACVNHGICTWGSFNQLFGYLGPFKLKVKDPSTCLTCKTVDCAKACPVGLTDMRSSFIKKGEFKSFKCIGVGECIDDCPHDNIFIYDIRNVVKERLGFNKI; this comes from the coding sequence ATGGGAGCTAATTCCAGTTTATTCACATTATTCTCAAGATATTTCTCATTGGCGGCAGTCGCAATGGGCTCTCTAACAGCTACGTCTCTAGGCTGGATTTATGCTCTAATTGCAGGGATATCTCTTGGTCTATTAATGAACTCAGCCTATATAAACAGGAACAAAGGAACTGGAGAGGAACTTAAGCTAGAACTGACTTTACTAGCGTCATCCTTTATAGCGTTAGTATCGCTGCTTACACTGAGATATTTATCCTTATTGGATCTTCCTTTAGCTCTCACTTTTGTGATAAAAGCTCCACAAGTAAAAAGTTACATAAGGGATAGAAGAGTTGCCTTTACTTTCCTTGTAACATCTTTCGCCTCGTTCCTTTCGTTGTCTTATCTGTTCGGTTTCTTCACGGGAAACACCCCTTCTCCGGCGTTTGGTTTATTTCCAGTTTATCTATTTCCTTTTGATCTGATATCAATAGTTGCAGGAATAACTGGCTCTTCAAATTTCTCAGTTGTATTTGGTCTAGGATTACTAACCGTTGTATTATATAAAATGAAAGAGATCAAAAAGTTAAGTAATAGAGTGAGGATGGGATTAATGCTCTTGGCTTACTTTGTGTATTCCACGTATATACCAGACTTCTCACCCATCTCCTCCAGCGTTCAATACATACCTTATATGTGGTTCAACGGCTTAGGTACATATGGAGGAATAGAACCTTCCTTACTAGTTGGAATACTTGGAACCTTCGCAGTTACCTCTGCTATATCTTACATGTTCGGATCTAGACAGATATGTTCGGTAACCTGTACTGCTCCTTACATGTTACAGGGACCCTTTATGGACAGCATGAAGAGATATAACAGAACTTCCACCTTAGGAAGGAAGACCTTAACTTCTAGGTTAGCCACATGGTATAAGGCTATAATGTGGGCTACTTGGAGCTCACTTTTGGCTGCAGCAATTCTCTCTTACTTAAATTATCTAGGAGTAACTGACGTATCAATCTTAGGTAACGATCCTACGGTATTTTACGTTATTTTATACTTCAACTTCTTGTGGTACGTTCAGTTCTTGCTCATGCCATACTTCGGAAACTATGCCTGCGTAAATCACGGAATATGCACTTGGGGGTCTTTCAATCAATTGTTCGGATATTTAGGTCCGTTTAAACTCAAGGTTAAGGACCCAAGTACTTGCCTTACATGTAAGACTGTGGATTGTGCAAAGGCTTGTCCTGTTGGCTTAACTGATATGAGATCTTCCTTTATTAAGAAAGGCGAGTTCAAGTCCTTCAAATGCATCGGAGTGGGTGAATGTATAGACGATTGTCCTCATGACAACATTTTCATTTACGACATACGGAACGTAGTTAAGGAAAGGTTAGGATTCAACAAAATTTAA
- a CDS encoding DUF929 family protein — MPRRQSKKKFYLTGFLIIAIVIGAYIYSGYASEQGMLEKIGKPIPSSYYSVFNSVSGYYGLPNTSYSSIFYRINGTQFFPNQTFPLTVHHKLLIVYVGAEWCPFCAAERWALVIALSRFGEFSNLHYMMSSPNDVFPNTPTVTFYNSTYTSNYICFQYYEYQNRSHDALMSVPQNYSSVWKDFHSSIPFIIIGGELVQNGSSVNPGLINGQSWSYVVSQLQGNTQFRQQVIDSANEITAAACSMDGGQPSSVCNEPTIKDLSQLLQLEYFGDQVIG, encoded by the coding sequence ATGCCAAGGAGACAGAGCAAGAAGAAGTTTTACCTGACGGGGTTTCTGATTATAGCGATAGTAATAGGTGCTTACATTTATTCTGGTTACGCTTCAGAACAAGGAATGCTAGAGAAAATAGGAAAGCCTATTCCATCTTCCTATTATTCTGTGTTCAATTCAGTTTCTGGATATTACGGATTACCTAACACTTCGTACAGTTCGATATTCTATAGAATTAACGGAACTCAGTTCTTTCCTAATCAGACTTTTCCCCTGACCGTTCATCATAAACTCCTTATAGTCTACGTTGGGGCAGAGTGGTGTCCTTTCTGTGCAGCAGAAAGATGGGCTCTTGTAATAGCTCTTTCAAGGTTTGGCGAATTCTCTAATCTGCACTACATGATGTCGTCTCCAAATGACGTTTTTCCTAACACGCCAACTGTAACTTTCTATAACTCTACATATACCAGCAACTACATCTGCTTCCAGTATTATGAGTACCAGAATAGATCTCACGATGCCTTAATGTCAGTGCCTCAGAACTACTCCTCTGTTTGGAAGGACTTTCATTCCTCAATTCCTTTCATAATTATAGGAGGAGAACTAGTACAGAACGGTAGTTCGGTAAATCCAGGATTAATTAACGGACAGAGTTGGTCTTACGTAGTTTCACAATTACAAGGAAACACGCAGTTCAGACAGCAAGTAATAGATTCGGCTAACGAGATTACTGCTGCTGCATGTTCAATGGATGGAGGACAGCCTTCGAGCGTATGTAATGAACCTACAATAAAGGACCTAAGCCAGCTGCTTCAGCTAGAGTATTTCGGAGATCAAGTGATAGGGTGA
- a CDS encoding MFS transporter has product MEKYIYATLASFSSWAGNIYDLLIITYVYEYLSKYLGMNTAEGTLLFALGLIFRVIGGYIFGKYADSHGRKAVLIMGTAGYSLAQAGIAFSPSIIVVLAFRSIQGLMMGAQWTAGTVIAYENAPLNLRSLINGVVQAGYGVGYAMTGISFLVFSPHMAGLGWRLFLLTGSVPLIVIPLILSKVSDVKTFSKKAETKVNVKEYIGVLIRASLVISGMFFSYYSVFAVYPDFVESLGISKSLVGEIMFASNMALAVSFIVFGRVADYISKRKLIIIGVVGEMIGIPMMLPLIHVLQTFSFMVIGLVLYTVSTGFWPLAPLLVIESVPVEVRSALTGLSYNLGSVMGGVGSIVMGTLVTLFGIGSAALWGNVLCYTALTVVLATLLTWNKGGNKIRI; this is encoded by the coding sequence GTGGAGAAGTATATTTACGCTACACTAGCCTCGTTCTCGTCTTGGGCAGGTAACATCTATGATCTACTCATCATAACCTATGTTTACGAATATCTCTCGAAGTACCTTGGGATGAACACTGCTGAAGGTACATTACTTTTCGCTCTAGGGTTAATATTCAGGGTAATAGGGGGCTACATTTTCGGCAAATATGCTGACTCTCACGGTAGGAAGGCTGTCCTAATCATGGGAACCGCTGGATACTCTCTTGCGCAAGCTGGAATAGCATTCTCACCCAGCATAATTGTAGTTCTAGCTTTCAGATCCATTCAGGGTTTAATGATGGGAGCTCAATGGACTGCAGGCACGGTAATAGCGTACGAAAATGCGCCTCTGAATTTAAGGAGTCTCATAAATGGGGTAGTTCAGGCTGGGTATGGAGTAGGGTATGCCATGACGGGAATATCGTTTTTAGTATTCTCCCCTCACATGGCCGGATTAGGTTGGAGGTTGTTCCTTTTAACTGGCAGTGTTCCCTTAATTGTAATACCTTTAATTCTTTCCAAGGTATCTGACGTAAAGACATTCTCTAAGAAAGCTGAGACTAAAGTAAATGTAAAGGAATATATAGGAGTACTAATTAGAGCTTCCCTAGTTATATCTGGCATGTTCTTCTCTTATTATTCAGTGTTTGCAGTTTATCCTGACTTTGTTGAAAGTTTGGGAATTTCTAAGTCGTTAGTAGGTGAGATAATGTTTGCTTCCAACATGGCTTTAGCTGTATCTTTCATCGTTTTCGGTAGAGTTGCTGACTACATAAGCAAGAGAAAGCTAATCATAATTGGAGTAGTTGGAGAAATGATTGGAATACCTATGATGCTTCCTTTAATTCATGTCTTACAAACGTTCTCCTTTATGGTAATAGGACTCGTGTTATATACTGTATCTACAGGATTCTGGCCCCTCGCACCTTTACTGGTCATCGAATCGGTTCCAGTTGAAGTGAGATCCGCATTAACTGGCTTATCCTATAACTTAGGTTCAGTTATGGGAGGAGTTGGGTCAATAGTAATGGGAACTTTAGTCACCTTGTTTGGAATAGGAAGTGCAGCTCTTTGGGGAAACGTTCTATGTTACACAGCACTCACGGTAGTCCTTGCAACTCTGCTTACATGGAACAAGGGAGGAAACAAGATCAGAATCTAG
- a CDS encoding MFS transporter: MDSRKISFIEVLVVIVTMTFAIRASNNMISTTVPLLSRYYFHFSQTEVGLISALFSLGTFITSGLINSRLSSPSRRKFFIASSIGYAIVLPMFRFVDPISLWLVTGLAGITLGSIMPNIITSAGLLEDRKARERVLSIYTLALSGSLVAGPAIETAILSRFPIPDVFLFFAPFGVLAAALSFLIKFPEEKKEENKRKVDVLGNPGFKTAVVNILAYNIPFAVILAFGGIYAVDQFHVSFADVTGLFTLFFATSFLSRIYLSIRPPESVRKHAIAAVSITVIGLLMILGGINVYTFAIALLILGIPHGLTYPLSIISISRTFNPNERNAANSVFFATMMLIGVITPSAAGAIAQLIGLKDLFGVLIPIVLVLLGLLGRYSKPVDEVVKKEAILQSK; this comes from the coding sequence ATGGACTCGAGAAAGATTTCCTTTATAGAAGTTCTGGTTGTAATAGTCACCATGACCTTCGCCATTAGAGCTTCTAACAACATGATATCGACCACAGTACCGCTTTTGTCTCGTTACTATTTCCACTTCAGCCAAACAGAGGTAGGATTAATTTCAGCTTTGTTTTCACTGGGAACATTCATAACCAGCGGATTGATTAATTCTAGACTAAGTTCGCCCAGCAGGAGGAAGTTCTTCATAGCTTCGTCGATAGGGTATGCAATTGTGTTACCAATGTTCCGATTCGTTGATCCGATCTCATTGTGGTTAGTAACTGGATTAGCGGGAATAACTCTAGGCTCAATAATGCCTAACATAATAACCTCTGCAGGACTGCTGGAGGATAGGAAAGCAAGGGAAAGGGTTCTATCCATCTATACTTTAGCACTCAGTGGAAGCCTAGTTGCAGGACCAGCAATCGAGACCGCAATACTTTCAAGGTTCCCAATTCCTGACGTATTTCTGTTCTTCGCTCCCTTTGGTGTTCTAGCTGCTGCACTTTCATTCTTGATAAAGTTCCCAGAGGAAAAGAAGGAAGAGAACAAAAGGAAAGTGGACGTGTTGGGAAACCCAGGCTTTAAGACCGCGGTAGTTAATATTCTCGCATATAACATTCCTTTCGCTGTAATACTTGCCTTCGGTGGAATTTATGCCGTAGATCAATTTCACGTATCCTTTGCGGACGTGACTGGGCTATTCACGCTGTTTTTCGCAACATCTTTCTTATCTAGAATATACTTGTCAATTAGACCACCCGAAAGCGTAAGGAAGCATGCTATAGCAGCAGTATCCATTACAGTGATTGGATTACTCATGATACTCGGAGGGATAAACGTTTACACGTTTGCTATTGCTTTGCTTATCCTTGGTATACCTCATGGCTTAACGTATCCTCTGTCAATAATTTCCATAAGCAGGACATTTAATCCCAACGAGAGGAATGCAGCCAACAGTGTCTTCTTTGCCACTATGATGCTGATTGGAGTAATAACGCCTTCAGCTGCAGGTGCCATAGCTCAGTTAATTGGTCTAAAGGACCTCTTCGGTGTGCTAATACCAATAGTCTTGGTGCTCTTGGGACTACTAGGAAGATATAGTAAGCCCGTTGATGAGGTTGTGAAAAAGGAGGCTATCTTACAGTCAAAGTGA